GTACAAGACTGATGATAAATAGCCTACACAAGCATCTGCTAGATCCCAGGAAACTGGGGTAGGCAGAGGCTGCATTTCAATTTTCTGTTATGCACTATGGGGAATGGGACAGGTCCCCCCGAGGTCCTGATTTGGAGGCTTGAGAATTCCTTCTATTCTGCTGGCAAATTTCTTAGTCCACAGGGATGATGTCCAACTggctgaggctgctgctgaagctgatctctgcctctgctgcacaGAGCACAACGGGACCATGCAAAGCTGCAGAGAAGTCCTTGTGCTCTTTCAGTGCTATAGGAATGGTGGATTTGGCTGCAAGACCCCGAGTTTACATCTCTTGTGTTTAGCattgaaaatactttaattacAAATAAGCTGTTTACCAGAAGAACATGACACTCTTAAACATTTCACAGGAATGAGACCAAACTCCTAAAGAAATTCTAGGAACAGCTTCTTTTTGACATCTGTACGTTTACTAtgattgttttgaaaaatgtcacTTTCTCTCTGGGCAATAACAGACATACTTAGAAAAACAACCCCGTATCTGTGTAGATGCTGTTGTCCTGAGCCAAAACAAATGGACCACAGCCCATGGTTTGACTGGATCATCTGAGAATGAAACCATGGTCCTTGAAGGAAATGGTCACAGAGGAGTTAGGCTGGATCCCTGTGCCCCATTTTGAGGTGCACAGGAatcattttttctctgtctgGAGCAGGAATTGAAgtgctttcccttcctctgaGACTTGTTAAGGGTTTGAATTCTCTTCCCCTGCCTagattaaagcaaaaataatttttttggaAGACTTCTGTAAGCAGACATCAGCTCCATCAAAATATGTAGTTACTGTTTCGGCCTTTAAGACTCTTACTATCGAAATTatgtttctgtgctgcagagcaaaattgcagatttttttttttggtacttttttaaaaccagGACAATTTTCTGAATCTGCACTTCTTTATTAACAGTTTTGGGTTTCTGCTTTGTCCTGAAAACGTTTTGCCAGGAAATTTCTTGCCAGGCATTATGGTGAAGCCCTGATTTCACAGTTGGGTGTGGGTGGTTGTGAACCCACAAGGATAGAAAGGCAGAAATATAGATGAGCTGAGAGCAATACTGTCATTGAAATATGTAGCTGTCATTTGAACTGACAACCTTTCAGAAGTTCCAGAGTTCTTGGCAGTTGAAAATAAGTTGAATTTATTTGCCTTGCTCAGGCAAATCAACCCCTGCAGCTGAAGATTTAGCAGTACTACAGAGAAAGAGCTGATTACAGGCCCAGTTTGGACAGAAAGGCCAGTCAAGTGCTTGAGACTGGCACACGGAGAATGTAGGCTCAATCTGTATCTGTTGTATCTGCTGCAATCCCCATGTGGTATCTGGCCATGTTTTTTCTTAGGGTTTCGTTTGCCTTTCAGTAAAATAAGTCCTATCTTGCCTCATCCGCTGTTCCTTGCAGATACATGCAAGTACATTAAGAGCAGGGTTGTACTTTGCTGTCATGGTGATGTGATCTAAACAGACCCAGAGTATCTTGCCAGTATTTCAAAACTGACTTCTTGTTGCAAAGGAACTTGCAGGTTTGTTTGCATAGATCCCGGCCTTGAGACAATTAGTCATACCGGCTTACACTTCTGTTGGACTTCTGGAGATCTTTTAGCACTTTATCAATAAATATCCCAGTGTGCTGTGGTGTGCTAGATAACTTGCATCTAAAGCTGATtagcatttctcttttaaaagaagcattttttttctgtgcaaagtaGATttctctagaagaaaaaaatactacctTTCCTCCAAAACTACTTGAGTTTTTGTTGGTGGGAGGAGAAAACAttaatattgttaaaaatatcaTTGAACGTCTGAAAACCATTTAGAGGCCAAGAGGGAATTAAATGCTTCAACAAGGGGTGAGGGAGAGCGAGGAACCAGCTTTCAGATATTGTCATTTCTGGATATGACCCTGCTGTGTGGTCCTGAAGGGAAGGAGACGTTGGGTCTGTCCGTGTTGTTGTGCATGCCATCTCGTCCCTTGTGAATGGGAGCCAGTGCTTAGCATGGTCTGCCCCcgtcttcccttcctcctccctttgatgcttctgcagTACACACCCTTCCAGTCTCTGCTCCAGATGGCTTTGTCTTTCCCCTCAGAACaactccaaaatatttcaagttcttatttctcatttaaatgaaCAATATGGTAGATTTTACAGCTATCTTTGCACAGATACTTTATCCACTTATGGGCTGCAAAATGTCTCCATGTCAccagttaaaaatgaaagtatctGCTGCAAGAGGATGGATTCAGAGTTCAGCACATCAATGCTTTGTGCCTTTGTCTTCATTCTGCAGAGTGAGAAACTTACTGTGTCTCTCCTAGCCATATTATGAAGCTAAATTCATTCATATCCACAAAACCCCTTGAGGTCCTCATTAAATATGAGGAGACTACAAAAGAACTGCCAATAGAGTGGTCAGTCCGAAAACATGGAGTTAGTTTCAGTTTGGTTTTTCAACATTTCAGTTCcattcatttgtttattttgagcaaatcattttaaaattcatttcctgACTTTGAAGTCTGCCTGCATTCTAAAGTGCAAACTTACCCTCCCTGGGGATGTAGGAACTGTCCCATGAATCCAGAGGAGGTGATGAGTAAGGAGACTTCCTTGGCAGCAGCACAACTAGAACTTATGGAAAGCTTCTACCAACACAGCACTGAGCTTTCTAGGAATAAGTTGTTTGGGCAGAAAGAGGGCACGAGATGGGAAACCAGGGAGAGAAGAGTACAGCCTTTGGTCAGCAGTAGATAACTGCAAATCTAGAGTGCTCTTGCTAGCTTTAATCTGGTTTGCTAGAGCAAAAAAGCATGTATGCAACCCAGATCTTTCAGAGGGCTTCTTGCCTGTGCTGAGCCTCTGTCCTTGCAGCTGTGCCTTTCTTTATCACACCTGAGCTAGCTAGTTGGAGTCTGTCAGCTGTACCCTGGCTAGAGTCATGTCTGCTGTGTGGACAGGCTGCaatgagcagcaggagagaaggaaaagagaaggaagaaagccgggcagagcaggctgggcTGAGGAGGTGTGGGCAGGGCTTGCAGGGAGTTTCTGAAGCCCAGCATTGTATATTGTCCTGCAGCTCTAAGCATCACAAGGGATCTCCTGTGAGGGGCAAAAAAGCTTAACTGAATAACCCACAGGAGTTATTGGGTTCTGAGCCTGGTTGCTGAGGCTTCTGCCAGTGTCCTGCAGAAATCAGGTAAAATTCTCAGTGTTGGCCCTCtgaacagaaacagcagaaaccaTATAGGTGGAAAGACTGCAGACTCCAGTTTCATCCACCTTCCTGTGCAGAACAGGATAACAGGATCGGATATACCTATGCCTTCCCCGCATATCTGCTCTTGAGAAACTGCAATGAAAGGGATCCCCCTGTGGAGCCCATTCTAGAATATCCCCACTCTGTGCCTAGAAGACTTTTCTAACGtcctcaatcttttttttttttttcctgcaaattaaGACAACTTTGTCTTTTGCTTTACCCGGTTGATGTCATAAGTTGTTGACAACCATCCCTCTTGTAACAACTTGTTACAGACTAGATTTTGTGATATTCCacagaagtttttgtttttctatagaTGTGCTTTCCATATAATCTGTAGCAAAGATGCACTAATATAGGATTCCTTCACCCTTTCCTCGTACTTCATGTTTTCTGAACTCTGAGCTTTCAAATAAGCCAGGATTGCCCAGGGAGAGGGGACTGCAAAGCTGAGGAGCAGGAGGTGCGAGGGCCAAGCCTCCATCTGCTCTCTGAAGTGAAGCTGGTAGCACTGGGTCTCTAATcctgagaaaaagagaggagaagatgGAAATGCATTGCTTAAAATGCCAATATGTTGCTTAAAATACTTCTCATTTGCCTCAGACAGCAGGATTACTGCAGAGAACGAAATTGTTAATGGCTTGTAACATCACTTTGGCTGTTGTCACAGGAATATTATGGGTTGCATAGCCATGAGGTAAGGTACTAGAGGAATGCTGTGACTAAGTTTCCTGGAACAAATTAAACACTGGCTTTTTTAAGCATGTGAACTTACAGAGCATAACAGAACAGGGCTCTTTATTCTCTAAACACTGTGGATAGGTTCTGTGCCTGCTATTTTTCCAACTTTTAAGTTGGAAGGGAAAATCTTGGAAAGTTTCGCTGTTAATGATTCATGTTTAAgataaaacacacatttttttaatagcaggaATAATTAATCATCAGAATAGACTAGCCAATGCTGTGGCAAATACTCTGTCAGCATGTGATTGGAAAagctctttctgctctttttcaaCTGCAAATTATTGAGTTCTGCTGGAATCACTAGATGAAACCTAGGGACCtgtgttttccatttcagattACATGATAACACAGTCTCTTCTGACTGGTAATCTATGACTATCCATTGAATTAAAAACAGTCAAGGGAATGTTTCATATGCTAATGCTTTGTGTCTTCTTAAGTCTGGGTTTTCATGTTTCATAGGTTTTACTTAGTGCTAGACACTTGCCTTCCTTATCAACAAGCTACGATAGCAGCTTCCTATCTTCTGGTGACTTGATGGCACCTGGACAGTGGAAGGAGGCTCTAGTATTGCTCACCACCAAGGGGACAACTGCAGCGTGAGCTGAATGTTTGGTAGACACCAGGGAGCCACATGAAGATATTAAGGACAGCCCTCACAGCAGTACTGGAGACGGCACTTGGCTAGGCACCAGCAGGCCAGAGAGGGGCACACACCTGCAGAGAACGAGGAGGCTGTTTCAGCTCAGGTGctcccagggcagctggcaggACAGGAGCACATGAGGCAAGAAGGTGACTCTTTCAGGGAAGGCCAAACATGGCAGTCACACGGAGAGCGATTCAAGTCCTCGGCTTTCCCTCCCAGCTCAGGCCTTTGGTTCTGCTTCAGTACTTCCCACTGCTTTGCCAGAGGAAATGGTCCAGGCGTCAGCTATGTTTTCTGGCCAGTGCAGCTGACTGGCAGGGAAGGGCGACTTGGGAACTGCACTGTAtacagcagctccagctccgTGCCAGCCGCAGCCCCTAGCGCTTCTCCTTCCTCTAGGCTTGTGGTTAGCGCAGCGTAGAGCTCACCCCAGCCTGACCACAGCCTGTGCAACACACCCTCTTGCacagcaaagctgcagtgtgCTGGTCCTGATAGctcttctttgctcttctttgGGACAAATGGCCCTTAAACAGCTGATGTTTAAAAGGGGGGTTTATTGCCAAATCTTAAAGCTCTTTACAAGCAGGAGACAAAGTGCTGCCTTTCCACGgtcacagcagctgcttttcagatCGTTGGCCACGTTTGCTTGCTTGCAAGCTCACTTCCTTCCTGTCACAAATGTATAACCTGGTGGCATAGCCTGAAACACAGAATTACACGCCATCTTTCCATGCCCAGAGGGATTTTAGGCACAAGAAAGCAGCCTTAGTGCATCCAGGAATTAGATGAGTAAGttaaaagggaaggggaaaaaagtgcatGGTGGCAGGATGTACACTGAAGATGGAGTTGCTGTATGAGGTCAGAGCAAAGGCTTTCTAGACCAGAATCCCATCTCTGActgcagccagcactgctgtTTCAGCACAGCACATAAGAAACTCTAGAAGGCAGTCACAGAATAACCCACCTTCGTGCCATAGGCAGAGACTGGCTCATGACCAAAATGAGAATAATAAGGGGGAAAACTGCAGAAGGAACACAGTGCATTGTTTCCTGTAAAGTCCAGGTGAATCAGGCTTACAGCTGGGCTAGATATTTTAGGATGAAGCTGCTAACcttattagggaaaaaaaatgaaaacagagtcTCTAACGTAACGTTTTCAGCAGTTCAGTTACTGGGTGCTATGGCAATTCCATTTAAGTTATACTTATTTACAAGACATAATACAATCTGGTAGGTTCTGTTAGTAcagcaaatacagtatttagCTGTAGCGTGTAAAATGATTTAACTTACCCATTTCCttataggtatatatatatttttttctgttaagattCCTACTGAGGGGTATTCAGTAAAATGTCAGgtactctttcatttttcattaggATATtcaatattatataaaaatatacagtaaataTAAGTGCATCCTGTAGTTTTGGCTGTAACAGATAGGGatgtttcagtgttttcatttgccAGATAAATATCGACAGAACACACTGCCATGAAAAAACACCTCTGAGAGCAGAGGTGTCTGTGTACATTATGGGACTAAGTTATCCCATGAGCTATTTCCATTCGCAAGGATTTTCAGTTCCAGGCTTTGATTTGACCGTCCTCAAGTTTAGGATTGGCTTCAACTTTGAGATATGAACTTGTACCTGGGATTTGCCCTGGTTTGTGTGTCTTCCTATTGGCATGACCTGTTTTTCCCAATCTAGTTTATCTCTTGTTATACAACTATGTCTTGCAAAAGCTCGCCTGCTCTTTGAAGCTGATGTCCCTAAACTTCCAGTGCACACCAGGTTCTGACAACTCACGTTCATATCACACAGCATTCGGTAAAGTGCTTatccagaaaaatatatttagatagCAGATAGGCACTGAATGTTGTCTCTTTTTAATTAGCCCTCGCCctaaaatatatctgaaacCTGAGCAAGACCCTTGGTTCACATTGAATCTATAGCAGCAAATTGCACATATCCAGAGTTTGCTCTTGGGCTACATGCCTGGGAGTGGCTCAGGACTTAGGAATCTTTTTGTCTCCAAAGCAAAGCTTTTTGGCACCTGAGCTCTGAGTGTTTGGCTGCACAGAACTTTCCATGTGAGAGAACAACAAGTGATTTTCCATGCAGTATCTATGGCTGGCTTGAGGAGGACAGACCACTGAAATCCAGGCTGTTCTAATCAAAAGAAGTGGAAGCATCAGTTCTAGTAACTACCTGTCTTGATGGCTCTGGGTGGTGCAAACCAAGAACATCTGCAAGCACCAAGACAACACTGCTGTGCTCAGAACTGAAGTGCCCATTACCTAGTCTCAGCGAGGCTCAGATGAAGCTTTACTGAGCTGCTGCTATGGGAGGTGTATGCAGCCCCCAGCAGCCTTGTGGAACCTGCAAAATcatgaaaagaagaacagaagaaaaactatcTGGTCAGCTAAGAGTGCAGTTCTGGCAAATGAGAGGAAAGAGCATAGATAAAGTGTCACTCCTTAAAACCAGGCTGGAAAGATCAGCCTTTTCTGTACTCCCTGAATCTCAAGTCCCCTTGAGGATGTCGTATGCCTCTCCTCAGAGCAAATGCTGTTAAGAATGGGGCAGGGGAACCAGCTCAGGCACAGGGCTATACAGCAGGAGTGCAAAGACAGGATTTTATCATCGCTTGATACCAAGGGAACTGTGCCTGCTTTCAGCAGGTAGGCAAAGAGCTGTGGGAATTATGCCAGAGCCTTTTGCAGTTCCTTCTCAGACCCTTGCATAGTGaatgcctttttatttcaatgCACTTGAGCCACCGGGCCCAGCCCCAAAACTGCGTGTGCAAAATGCCTTTCCTTCCATGTACTCAGCATTTAAACAGTTGTTCAAATTACAGATGTCTGTGCCAAACCACGGCTCTCAAGCTAGCCAGGACACAGCAGGTagaaaactcttaaaataaCAGAAGGGTGGATTTTGTCCAGCCTTCCTGACTGATATGCACGCTCCTGTCAGTTAACATCCCAAGGCAATGCAGAGAGAGAGCCTACAGCTAAGCAACAAGCATCCTTAAAGAACGAGCTTCTTAATGGCAGGCTCTCCTAGGAAGATCCCTGGGATCTCCTGGACACAGGCTCTCCAAACAGCTGGCTAACGAGGGAACTCATCAGATAGTTATGTTCTTTAAAAGCAGATGTGTTGCACTGCTATAACGTACTACCCCTGAGGCTAAATGTAACCTGCTCTGCATCTTTGCCTCTGTTCCCTTTTAATGAAATGGAAACAATTAATACTTGCCTGGCAATGATGCACTGAGACTTTCGTTCACTTACACAGTGCTTAGCGAACACCTagagctctgcacagccagaaTCAGATAAGTGTCTTTGTACAGCTGCTCTAGATCTGTTAACGCTGCTTGCAGTCAGGAGCTGGCCAGTGTTGTTTGCCTCTGTGTGAGGTCACTTTTTAACTGTGGATGTGGTTTTGTGAGTAGCTTTGGAGAAGATTAAACCATTTATCTTTACATTCCCAGATGCCACTGCTCCAGGTGGTGCAGGAAACCTTGCCAGCAAGCGAACAAACTAGCAAAATTTTCTCCGACTATGTTTCTCCTTTAATGATTTAACTGGCAAAACTATAGGGATGCTAGTGTAATCTGGGTATTGGCATATCtgtaaatacagataaataagGGCTTTTGCTAAAATAGCcattttctgctcctttcaAAAATCTAACTCAGTTAAATTACCAGTGATTTTTAAGTCCTGATCCATTGGCATGAAAAGACTTTGGACCAAGTCCTTAAAGAACATTCACATTTTCATAACTGCTCAATGTCCTGTAACCTTCTACTGTGCTAAGAGGATTAGAACTGGGCTAggatgaagaaagagagaaagatgctATAACTGAAAGCTCAATTCTGTCCCCAAAACATGGTGTGTGCACAGCAAAACACCACCTTTTAAAACTGGCCTCACAAAGGTACAAATCATAAATGGCAAATGTTTAGCTctgattttaaggaagaaatctctttgaagAACGTGTCAGGGAGCACTTCTCCTATAAAGAGTCACTAGAgacttttgctttcctttctgtttctctgttgcttcttttttcagttctccaaaatctttaatttcttgTAAGACTTGCGTAGCTTGCCGAAGTTGTTCTACTGCCTCATTGAGTAATGTTTCTGCCATCACTGGGGGTCCGTTCCCCTCCTGGGCCTGTTCCAACCCTCCACGTAAAACTTTCTGCAGaagtttttctgtcttttccctttcattagCAACCTTCTCCTCCATTTTAGCTATGCAGTGATGGGAAACCCTGGGGAAACCTTGGCCTGTAAGTGCATTCTGTGTAGTTTTGGAATCAGACAGCAAGTCTCCCAGAGAAGAACTGCGAAGTTTGAGAGCTGAAGTGCTTTctacagatgttttcttctcaaTAGTCACTTTTAAACTCTCATGGCCTATTTCTGTAGCTAAGGAAGTCTCTCTCTGTTCTGCTAATGTTTGCTGTTCCTTCTCTTCAGAGGttctctcatttccttcttcagttTCAGCTTTTGGGAATGTGGACTCTGCTACTTCACTGTCTTTGATCCCATTCACAGGGGGACTGGAACTGTGAGACTCCAGTTCTTCCAAATCCTCAGCTTCCGGGTCACCTTGGCTGGAATTTACAGTGGCTAGAAATTTTTCTGACAGAACCTTAGGAGGAACAAGGGGTTTTGTAACATCTACTGTGGCAATCTCCACAAGATTCTCTTTGCTACCATCTCCTGATGATTTCaaatcttctgtgtttttagGCTCAAGGTCTGGTTGGTCCCAAGTTACTTTTAACTTGTCTGGCATGCCCTTAGGAATAAGAATTGGAGCTTTTACTATGCTCTTGTTGCTGACCTCTGTGAGGGTCTCTCTGTTCTCCTCATTCGGTGCTTTGGATCCTTCCACATTCTCCTCTCTGCTTACAGGATCCTCTTCCATGGCATTTACACTGTCCTTTGATACTATACTTTCCTTAAGCTTCTTATCTGGGGGCAATGGAGGGGACAAAGGTTTTTTATGTTCCTGATCAGCAGTGTTATCTTCtgcatcttgtttttcttttgtgccGGTGGGTTTTGTAGGTGGCATAGGTGGCTTTGGAGTTTCCTTCTGAGGTTGGGAATTGTCACTTTCACTGATAGTAGAGTCGAAGTTCGGTGGTCCGTTGTCCACTATATCCAGATCCAGTCTGAGGATACCATCTGATTTCAACTTGGCAGCCTGAAATACAACAGAGAGCTTATTCAGTTTCTGTTCCATCATCAATCCCATGCTCAATCCTTTAACTTCAAGGAATTGCTATGGATGCAGCGGTATAAATACTTCCAGAATAAAGCTCAAGCTGTGAAGTGAAGGGGAAAGATTACCATTTCACAGGCCCATCTCCTTTTTACACTTACATCTGTGAAAACTGCAAATAGGAGCATCTGACTGGCAACAAATGTGACCcctgaaaaagcagctttttctgtAGCTCAAGAGCAATCTATGAAGCTTGCATTTCTTCCATGAAGCATCACCCTGTGCTACCCTCTAACAGCACTAGCAACCTCTCACCAGCATTAATCTACTAAGTGAAACTCAGTGAGATCCGATATGCCAAAATTTAATGAGCTATGATAATCTGGAGTCCCAAGCATTCCAcccaacagagaagaaaatgaacttAAAGTGTTTTCACTGCAGCAGATCTCAAAAGCATTGAATGAGGCACTTTCATCCTTCTGCATACCCCCACTTCTTCCTCAGATCACCATGTTATGTGACTGTCATGAGTGTTCTTGCTGTCAAGTTATTTTCTGCCTGATAGTGCAGCAACTTGCACAAGAATATCAAAGGCAATGACCACAAGCAGTCAAGAATTAGGACCTCactgcagaatttattttactacttcctttaaaaagagcatttagaaaccaattctgttttcctctcagttATAAGCAGTCAGCTCTGCCATGTTCAAATTCTTTGTCCTGTGCTAGCTGTATCCTTCTACCTCCCTCATTTGGGTGCTGTGCCTGCCCAAAGCACAACTGCTTTCTGCTTGTGAGACTGTTCTATTTACTTGAACAGATAAAACAAGTTATCTTTGGACTGTCAATGTATTTTGGGATCACTTGAGCGGGGTACTAATGTAATGCCATTGCCTTCTGGTTGCTTCCTCCAGCCTGATGTCATCACTGTCTTAACTGGGGCTAAACCTCAGTCAGTTAGTCCTCTTTCAAACCACAGGCTGTGTGCAAATCACTCCAGTAGGGTGGTTGTATTACAAAAGATGGAGTTTACTGTAAAGAGCCTGCAGTCTGaactcagtgctgcagagggagAAATGCAGTGACTGTTCCTGCGTGAGGGACCCTAAGCCAGACAAAAGCACAGTTACAACTAGGTGCAGACTCATGCAGGGTAGAGTTTAGTTAAGGTCTCTCTTGTCTTCACAGGCCACAAGAAAGCCAGAGGCAAGCTGCATCCTGGCTGCTTGGCCCTGACCTCCCTTATGCTGGACTGCTTTGACCCTGAAAATCATCTTTCATCCTATTTGCTTCACTATTAACtaaatttttcagtttactgatggttgagatttttgtttcttaacaaaaaagcagatatttctgtttaggtattattgttttttccaattatttataaaataaattaactgcCTGATCAGCATCTTTAGTGCATCCTTATACCAGTGTCACAAGGCAATGGGTACTGTGCAACGGGTAGA
The sequence above is a segment of the Rhea pennata isolate bPtePen1 chromosome 10, bPtePen1.pri, whole genome shotgun sequence genome. Coding sequences within it:
- the PLEKHO2 gene encoding pleckstrin homology domain-containing family O member 2, with the translated sequence MEQDTKEDVAEKPKPAPTAEKFGWIKKSSGGLLGLWKDRYIQLRKTQLVVYEDEDEQKCIETVELESYDKCQELRALLKKKNRFILIRSPGKKVHDIKFQAPTSEEKESWIKALNEGINRGKNKIFDEVKVDESLSLDHVTRDRVRMTQGRRPPTRSHLKEAAKLKSDGILRLDLDIVDNGPPNFDSTISESDNSQPQKETPKPPMPPTKPTGTKEKQDAEDNTADQEHKKPLSPPLPPDKKLKESIVSKDSVNAMEEDPVSREENVEGSKAPNEENRETLTEVSNKSIVKAPILIPKGMPDKLKVTWDQPDLEPKNTEDLKSSGDGSKENLVEIATVDVTKPLVPPKVLSEKFLATVNSSQGDPEAEDLEELESHSSSPPVNGIKDSEVAESTFPKAETEEGNERTSEEKEQQTLAEQRETSLATEIGHESLKVTIEKKTSVESTSALKLRSSSLGDLLSDSKTTQNALTGQGFPRVSHHCIAKMEEKVANEREKTEKLLQKVLRGGLEQAQEGNGPPVMAETLLNEAVEQLRQATQVLQEIKDFGELKKEATEKQKGKQKSLVTLYRRSAP